The stretch of DNA ttattttaagcatgctatttaaaacacatacatcttaaaaggtacagtgtgtaggacATTGCAACGTCGATCAGTGAGGTTGCTCTTCCCATTCAAGCACGTAGGGGAACCTACGGTAGGGGTTAAGGTATTAAGTTTgtcaattaaaaacatgatggtCCAACATGGAGAAGAACCAGCTCCTGCTGTAAAAGTAAAAGGCAAAAAATTGATAATTATTCTATGTTCCATTTCTGCCTAATgggaatcattttaaataaacttaacacactggaactttaactTAAAGGCTGGAATGAATGATCTAAATGTATTGTGGTTGTTgacccagtctctgggaatgactAGATCCCTGCTGTGTCCACAGtgtctcctctgcctcctctcagACGCAGCAGCAGGTCAATGGTGCTCAAAGCTTCAACATTGTAATCGGACAGTTTTCCTTTAGTCATCTCTCTGCTTTGGAAGACGAGCCTCTGTTGACTCTCTGCCACCCCCTCTCTGCATTGCACCCTGCGCTTGAAGTCGCTCACCGTCTCGTCAGGTGTGATGTCATAGGTGCTCAGCTGGTTCTTTTCGTTCCTCAGGAACACCTGGATGGAGACCGGCTCGGTCACCAGCAGGGACAACCTGGAGCCAGACTGCAGGCCGTAGGAGCAGATGGTCTTGTTGTCGTCGCTGAGATCTGTCCTCTGACCGTTCACAAACACCAGCCTCTGCCTCACAATGGGAATCTGCAGCTTCTCTTGGATGAGCTGCTTCAGAAATCCCACAGTCTGCTGAGGCTCCACCATCAGTGAGCGGGATGTCCCGTTCAACATAGTGATGATTATCTCCATGATCGAAGAGCTCTGAAAGACAGAATTCAAATAATCAAGCTGAGAAAATGAGTTTCCATGGAggaaacaacataaacaaactaaaaatcCACTGAAAAGAAGGAATGAAATAAGAggaaaatacatatacaatggtagtaatataataaataaataaaactgataaaagaAATGAGATTTAAATAGATTCAGTCAGtacaaaatgaaacaatgaaataagACACATTCATATTCTGTTACTCTCAGGTCTGAAATGAGGCTGCTCTAGAGATGAAGTCCACAATTACCAAAGGACTTTTGTTGTAATTGTAAACTGAATGCTCTAGAGgaaatctgatttttaaaaagtagCAATAAAAccattgcagctttaaaaaaattgaACATTTCTTACCTTCTGACACTTGAGAGTAAATTCCTGTGGAAAACTTTGAAGATTTCAGTtgagaaaatgttcaaatatgatGCACAACAGCAAAGGATTGAACCTCTGACAAAGTGGGAACACAGATCACTGTTTATATACAAGCTCAGCATCAGCTGATCTGCACCCTCCCTTCTTTTCATAAGTTTCGTTTTCCCCCTCTGTCTGCCTGAGTTAACTTTCGGTTTCCATTCTCTCCAACAAACTAAGCTGTAGTGGAAGCTAGGAATGTTGTTGTTATAGGATAGACTAAATTGTCCAAGTGGGAAGTTTGCCTCGGGCTTTACAGTGTGTGcaatataaaaacaggaaatacataTATTGAGAATACATTTTAAGTAAAAATCATCTGCTCTGCTATCCAGGTGCTGAGGGTTTTAAATGAACAGGGAGACATTATCACAATCTGGAAGGCCATTCTGTGAGTTTACACctaataaaactgttttaacaaacaaatgCTCAACTCGATTGAGAGGTTTTCTAGTAATAAAATACTAGATGTGCTGATACATGATgataattttaatttaacatgaaTATGACAGGTTTAACAACCAGGCGGGCCAGAGCATTATCAGCTCAAATTGAGCGGGGTTTCTagtaataaaacagtaaaagtgCTGACACATGATGATTTGACTGCATTGTAAatgacataaatacattttaaaggagATACACCCTCTGACCTAACACACTGTTCACTCACCATTTAGTATGAACTGATACTGAAACTTAAGAGGTGAAAATGACCagcagcttttgtttttttctgttctgcTCCAGGACATGATGAAATGACGTTTACCAAACACGGcggatgttttttttggctgcagATGAGCAGGAATTGACAGAGTATTTTACGTAATTTATTTCTTGGCACTAAGACACATTCATTTACTCATAAATATCAAGGACAAGTGCATAAATATCAGAACTCTGAGTGTTTCAGGAGGGCagccctctcttctctctttggTAGAGGAATATTTCctgtagaaaagaaaaaatataataatgaacATTTAAgattttataacattttggtGAATTCAAGAATGGTTTGAAGGTCAATTCTCACCTGGTGGTGCCACAAAATATTCTTCAACTGTGTTTTTGGAGAGGTGAAGCAGTTTTTCAGCACAGTTCCCATCAGTCACTGCATCGTCCCTCAGGTATAACGCCCTGAAATGAACATAACATAACCACAGTGGGCTTCACAAGAGCTTGTGGttgtttctcactcactcacttctttTAAGCAAGCTGCACCATCATACCTGTCCTCTAGAACTGAATCCATTGGCTCAATACCGGTTGTGTCAACAACGTGAAGCTGATCTGCAAATCGAATGGCTTTCTCCAAACACTCCAGTCCCTGTTTGGTTCGGAAATCCACCAAGGCCAGTCGCTCCAGTTTGTCCACCAGGTCTGCAGGGATTTCTGTTGGCTGTCAAATCAAAGAGGTATGGGTGAGAAAAGACAACGAAAAAGATTTCCAAGTCAACACAACCTCACAAGACCCAACATGAGATTCCAAGGTGGAATTTCTGTCTTATTTCACATAGTGCAACTGGAGCACTGTTTCCTTGGAGGTGACGTCACTCCTCGTTCTGAcataaatggaacgcaccattagTCTACCATGACGCATCTGACCTTTTATTGTCTACACTGTTTTATTATACACAGAGCAGCTCCTCAAATAAGTACACAGAGCTGCTGTAgttcatctgcttcaaggtgcTGAGATGTGATCTGAGAGAAGTGTTGGAAAGTTCTGTGACGGTAGTGGCCTTTTGGTATCTACTCATTGAAATGGTTAATGTCAATGAGCAATGAGCTATTTTTTCCTTCTccatgtttctcaaactgtggcaaaAAAAGCCAGAAAGTGTCAATGTTGTCTGATTTGAGACCCAGCTAGTGACGTCATGGTTCTCCTTCTATGATTTACGTTACTgccatgtgtttgtttgattagATATTTACGTTACAAAGcggttgaacaggtgtacctaataaagtggcaatgAGTGTACAACGCGACAAACATTAAAGCCAGGTGAGGCGTGACGTCACAGTCAGGCGGAGGACATTACCGGGGGAAGTTGGTGCTCTGGTACTGGTTCCCATGTCGCAACCTCTGGTACCTGCAGCAAAGACGAGGTAACAACAAGATTTAATACATGTGTACACTGTCTGCTGAATAAACTGACCTCCACCACTGAAACAACAGATGCTAACCTTAGAATTATGGGGTGAAGAGCAGAACAGACGCTTTACATTAATGACGCGGCTCTGAAGGAACCTTCTCCTAGTAAAGTTGAAGTGTCCTTCGCTTTTAAGCAGGTCAAATGAAGACCTGGCACTTTTCAATAACAAGCCACGATATGCTGTCGCGGCGCCGAGGCTAACCGCCGACATTTCCACCAACGTCACAAAAACAGCTGAGTTTCACATGTGCAGAAACGAGTGCtacattttcctcttctttattAGAAACCCGATATAAGTCAACGCTGGGGTTTAATTTATCTACTCGTGACTGAAGCTAACGAACTGCAGTGGCTAACTCGTGTAGCAAACTAAAGCGAGATGTCTGACTCCAACGTACTTCCGCCTTCGCTTCTGTGCCAGTACGTAACCGCGGTGAAGTATGTTTTGGGTTGGTTTGCAAGTGTTGtcgaaaatgttgatcagtgtttaccaaacctggaaatgatgttctcgaatgtcttgatttgtccaaaaatcaaaaatgattcagtttgaatgatttctttgtttgggGCACAATAATCGTTACAGCCCTAGTTGGATACACAGACCTCCAAATTGCATAAACTATAAACAAATTGGCGCCATTTGCGTTATTTTTGTAGTTTCCATATCAATAAAAATTGTGTTGTCTTAATATAATGTGTGGGCATTCTTTCAAAGAATCTCAAAGAAAAGGTCACCGCTGTCCCACTAAAACGGGGGTATTTATTTACGGTCCCTTAGTGAATCTTGTATTCTCAAATAGTGGGACGGGCCCCCTCTGGGGGTGCCCGGTGAGGTGTCAGAGGgggcgtgagaggcagggcaggacaactcatacagtggtttatacagataaataaatacaaatgatgaGTTTCTCAATAGTATTTAAATTCAGGGGggcgtgaaaacatttctgtcctctggggggagcatgacagaaaatacCACTGCCTGAAGCTAACTTCACCCAACTCCACTGCTCACATCACTactcattcattatttaatatCTTTGATCAAATACAGTAAAATTCACACTCTGTttttggaaaaataataatcattccatttttatttttttattataagaaCATATAACCATATACATATAGAATTAACTCTCAGTATAGAATTTGACTCTGTAACAATACATATGTTGAGCtggccacaaaataaaaaaatattagctacaaacaaggcagcatctggaaggggaaaaaaaaagaaattgatgaaagtataaataaataaataaattggtcAATACATTTTACAATGGATTTTTTTCCTACAGCAGTTAGCATTCACGTCAGGGAAAAGAACAccaatattaaatgtatttcacTTCACCACATTCAGTAAAGAACACGTCTTAATGAATCACACAAGCGGTAACTAACATCGGTAACTGAGAGCAATTCCAACTAATTTAAGGGGTTTAAAAGCATAAACTTCAAATTTCATTTTTGACAATCTGTCATACTTCACCTTTCATTTTCTTGTTTGCTCTTGCCTTGAACCAGAATAATGCGTGGAACAACAAAACTTTTAATTTGATCCTTGTGACTGATTAGCACCTGATTGTATGTGATCTTCCTATTTATAGTAATTCTCAAACTGAAATAAACTTTTGATTTAACAAACAGGTGCCAGACAATACAAAAAGGGGTCAGTAAACTGCACAGTTGACAAAATATACATCTGTCCACTCTCTGACCAGACATCCCTAAGTCACTTAGATAATCAGGTTATGATTCAACAGCTGATAACACAATATAATCCTCATaatttaacaacacatttttctcttAGTCTAGTACAATTCACACATGACATATTAAGACATACTATTTGGTAGACAAGGCAGCTCAAGAGCATTAATAACACCTTTGGATGCTAAAATCACTGGCATGGTGCTGAAAGATGGATTATTATGAACACAACATGAGATTGGGTCATCTGTGAGAGTTGATTTAATTTAGGGGagttcacttaaaaaaaagttcctgTTTATGTTCTTTCCTTTATTAAGGGATGAGGATAAGGAGGTAACTTGCTGATGTAGCTAATATTTAATCTTGTAGgctttgattattaaaataattgataTAAACTATTATCACAACATAGTATTTATCATAAATATAGTCTCTGGTTTAATTCGGCTCTGCATTTTGGTTTTGAAATATGCAACTAAAATCTCCATCTTCATCTGAAAATAGTAAGTGCACTCGGACCAAGATCAACACTTAAGGGAAGCTAGACAAaatttttgaaatgaaacagtttttttccctattacatttgtttttacttgaaCATACTGACAATTATTAAGTGTAATATTCTCAGACACCTGTTGACAACACATTTAACAAAGTGGATATGGTCAATAAGGCTCATAGCAGCAAAACTGATTGTAAAAGGctttgtgtgatgtgtgtgcgtgtgtgtcgcAGTGGGTGCAAGCAGATGTTCTGGATTTGACTTTTGTGCTGCTACAGCCGGTCCTCCCGCGTTGCTTGGATGAACGAAAGAAGAGAAACAGCACCATCACTTGTTCTCAATCAGCATCTGCACCTTACACACCAGATCTCTGGCCTGGGTCAAAATCTGCTTTATGTTGTGATGCTCTGCCATTTctgaaagacagaagaagaagaacagcgaAGGTGAAAAATGGCCTCAGTCATACCAAAAAGCAAAATACTTCTAATGTGACTGTTTACATCTGTAGTGATGCGACAGTCCTTTAGCAGACTGGTAATTGAGCTGATGACTCTACAGCTTTACACAAatcaaatgttaatgttaataatttATAACTGTTCGTCAAAGTTGGATGCGTCTTTGATTGAGCAATTGAGCATGTTTGAATGAAAAGTTTGTGAAGAAAAATCCAGGACATTCATACGGATTAGGGccaagtgtaaaaaaataataattggaaAACAGCCTGACTTCTTCTGAATTCTggcattctgagattaaagtcagtctggcatttttacattttaaattttgttttcaaaaaaattaatatgtggccctaatcctcttctgtaagAGAGTggtggcctccataaagcaaggccctttcCTAAATTACATAGAAGGCTTATGCTAAGCAATAtacactcatacaaacatacCTATGTGTAGTATATAACATTTTTTGctgacacactggaccattttaacaaaatgtgtgtgatgtggtCTGTTTCACCATTAAAGAACTTGATGATATCAGTGAAGTCCATGTTGTTCTCCAGGATGATGTCCCTGTAGATCTCCACCAGCGCCAGGGCAATGAAGAGGACAAAATGACTGGAGGACACGTACTTAGCCGCCCATATTGTTTCCCAGATGGAAAACACATCCTCATATACCAgctctggaaaacaaagaacaaaacgGCCACTTAGGGATGTGCAGTATAACCACATCcactgtctactgctttatcctccacatgaaggtcgccagtccatcgcagggccaacttatagagacaaacaactactTACTCACACCTACAGCTACGTCAGTGTACAATTAACTTCTGCATTCCCCACACAGGGATAACATGCAAACTAGCAACcaccttgctgtgaggcaactgTGCTATTTTGTAGTTCTACCTTTGAATATGCCAATTAAACTCTGGAAGGACAAATCCTTCCAGAGTTTAAATAACTGCAGGAGCCGTTAACGAGCGGGTGAGAGATTTGGCATTTTatccaaaaaagaagaaaggcgTGTGTCTCTGCTTCCTCTAATTGGCACAACGTCTCCTGGTCTGTACCCCCAATTTACCTCGCTTGAAATCGAGGAGAAACCAGCGGTAGCAGAAGTAGAAGTGGGTGTAGTCTCCGTTTTGGTGCATTAGCTCAAACAGCTCAGAATCCAGGATCTAAAGAGTGATGGGAAAAATATGTTATGTAAATAATGTATTACTTgactgttactgtgtgtgtgttcactgttgCTGTCTTACCTGGATTAGGGAACGCATGTTGGCGAAGTGAGTGTCCATGGCTCCTCCATGTGGGAAGTTTTGATTCATTCTCTTCATGAGCTCAGTGAAGCAGCTGAAGGCCATGGCCTCTGAAAGAaggaagcagagagaggaagCCTGAGTGAAAAGGTGAGTAGGAGAACACTCCTAAGATGTTTTTATCCATAACTAAAAATACACCACATGTCAAGAGAGGGTGGAAAATGAGAAATGAATCAGTGTGTTGGGTCACCATCGTCCAGAATGACTAGAAGTGGAGCCAGCAGATCACACATGCCCTGTACGTAACCGATGTCAAGGTGCCTCCAGATATAGCTGTGAatgaacaaagacagagaggtgAACTTGAATGTTGCTCTTTGTGAATCTGAGTCATACTTTTGATTTAGACTAAAGCAACtcttatttttatatatgttgAAGTTTATATAATACACTTTCTctgtcatttaaatataatccaATCATCAAagcatttccaaaaaaaacccatgaaTTTTGCCTTTACCTGCACATAATGTTGCGCAACTTTTCAAGGTTTGCAGGAGTGAAGTACCAGTAGTTCCTGTCACAGCGTTGGACGTCTTTCTCAATGCGGTGCAGATTTAATGTGTACAAGTCCAAAAGCTCttgctaaaacaaacaaaatgatgacAAGGAACACAACAATCTTATAATACAGTTGGTTTACATGAATGTACATgaattggatttaaaaaaaaaaaaaataataataataataatgatgtgagCATACAGAGAAGCTACTCCCAGCAGGTTGTAGAGACGCCCCTCCATTTTGGGGGTCAACAGATCCAGGCAGAGAATCACAGTGGGGGTACAGGCTCTCCATCTCTGGCTCCTCAGACAGCATGGACTCGGTCCCCTCTGGACTAGGCTTTTCCCGCTCCTCCCCCTGCCTGAGTTCCTCAAAGGAAGACGGGGTTTCACAACGGCCCTTTCTGCTCCAAGGCACCATGGAAACTTTGGCTTTGGGGATTTCTTCCATCTCTATGGCTGAAGGAGACTCGTCCGATTCAGTCATGACTTGAGCCTCCTCTTTCTGAGAGGCGCAGCAGGCTCCTCTTGCTCTGGCATCTGAGAAAAGGTTTGTGTCCAGGGGAGCCACAGGATGCTGGATGATTTTCTCTTTAACCTCTGCTGACTCACTCACTTGTACCACCTTTTGGAGACTTTGTTCCACAGGTTCTCCCCTGGCTGGTGTAGCAGCTGCTGATACTATCACGGTATCCTGATTGGGTATCACTCCTCCAGTTTCTCCTGACTCTAAAGATCTTTTAATGTCTGTATCCAGGCCTTTATCTTCCATCTTAGTTCTCTCTGTTTTATTATGTTCTGACTCTTGAGCATTTTCCTGGTTTTTATTGAACAAACGTGTCTCTTTGTTGGCCATCGCCTGCTCGTCTTCCAGCGGTTGAATCATTTCATCATCTACCACCTCAGTCTTGGTATTTTCTGCCGTTTTGGTCACATCAAATGcgtttccctcctcctcctctttgtctttCACTTCAACTTTCTCGTGACTGAGCTTTTCCTCTACAACACCTTCACCCTCTGGCCCTGCAGCTTTGACCATGCCCTGTGATGTCTGGGGACCTGCAGCATATTTCAGTGATGTATCAGGTGCAGTGGCATCCTCTGTGCTGAGCGAACCATCAGAAAGGCCAGAGGTGACGGAGAAGTTGCGGGACGAGGGGTGTCCAGAGTCAGGAGAGCATGTTCCGTTCTGCAGGGCTCCGTTGGGCATCTTTGGCGCCTGTTTGGCCTCTTCCGTCTTGGGCTCCGTCTCAATCTGGTCCACCTCCTCTACGGACTCAAACACCTGAAAGAACAAGCCAAACGATAGCAGGCTACTCCAGGGGAAAGGATGGGAGGATGTGAAGAACTAGCAGGGGACAGGATGGAGGGATGAGCATGATCACGTGCATTACCGTTGTCATATAATGATTTCAAACTCCTTGCGGATGGTGTTATGGAGAACTTTTATTtacctgtgtgctgctgctggagttgCTGTGCAGATGAGCCAGACTCTGCCTGTCTGAGCTCTGGGAGGAGTGGgactaaataataaaatatattcaGTGGTTATGGTTTTTAATATAGAACATTGTTTAATAGTCTTACTACTGTGCCTTGTATGTTGTGTTCACATTAAATGAACGCAGAAGAGGCTGAGATGTACTGACCCCTTACAGATCTGGTGTTGTTCTGATTGATCCAATCACAAGTGTACAGCTCTGGGTACAGGTGTGAATGTACCACATATGCTTTGACTTAGATAGCTTCCGGAGGTGACACTTCTGGCACTTCTGGATTCGATCTGGCCCAGACAAAATGGATGTGCTCCATGGATAAAATCTTTTTTTGGCAAATATGCAGTGCTCTTGGCAATTTGAAATCTGGTGGTTTTTATGGTCTGAATATCTTCAGACAAATGTGGGCCACTGCTGTGTGGCGACACATGGTCATGCAGTGGTCAGCTTTGGGCCCAGATCTGACAAACGGGAGCCCAGATGCCATCGTTTCACAGGCCAGATGAAAGTGTCACGTATTAGAGTCTGGGCTATAAAAATGTACTACCTGGGGAGGATGCACTCAAGTCTAATTTCTCTCACTTCTCAGTGTTTTCTCTACACTCAAATATACAGCCACAACGTTAACACTAAACGTCacatattgatttaaaaaaaaaaaaaaaaaatagttttcactTATTTCATGCCCTCCTTGCTCCACTAGACACTGATATCAGATCCCTCTGGATTGCTTTAGGTTCCTTGGAGAAGAGATAACTGACCTAAAAATGGTTAGTAGGCCAAAATGGAAGTGAAAGCAGAGTTACTATAACATTTTGAAATCCTCGCCTGAAAGCCTTAAAAGGCATGACACCTTAGCCGGAGTCCAGTGGCTTGAGCCCTCGTCCTCCACTGCACCGGTTGAAGTAGGGTGATCATAGGTAGTGAACACCTGTGTTTACGTCACAAGTCACATCGACAGGGAACTATCTGATCTGTCCGCTGAGATTGCAGACACAAAGGCACACGTCCGATTCATATCTGATTTATTTCCAGATACAGGCCTGAAACTGATCTGATGATCTGAATCCATGTGCCCCTCCCCCCCTTGCTTATGCCGTCTTGAGTCATATCTGATTTGTGCCACATGGGAGCACAAAAAATCAAATTTAGGCAATGTGAATGTATATTTGCATATGGAGTAGGAAAGTGAAATCACATTACAGGTGGTTAGAGTGGACTGTCCACTTGGGATTGGATCTGTCAGGACAGATTTATCAAGCATATCATGAAGCAACAAGTCATTTTTCTTAGGATCTTCTAGTAGCAAGTGAAATAAGGGcccttttatttataaattgtGAAGATCATGTCACACGTTATATGTATGTTTTCACAACCTTTCAAGAGCtaatcatttttgatttgtAATATTGTCAATATTCAGGCTTATACGTGTATATACTGTTATTTTTCTGTAGTTAATGACTGACTGATTCCCCCCTTTCACCAACCCCAAACTCTGTAATAGTGCTGCTATACTGGcctattataaatatatatagatataa from Solea solea chromosome 8, fSolSol10.1, whole genome shotgun sequence encodes:
- the gatc gene encoding glutamyl-tRNA(Gln) amidotransferase subunit C, mitochondrial, with amino-acid sequence MSAVSLGAATAYRGLLLKSARSSFDLLKSEGHFNFTRRRFLQSRVINVKRLFCSSPHNSKVPEVATWEPVPEHQLPPPTEIPADLVDKLERLALVDFRTKQGLECLEKAIRFADQLHVVDTTGIEPMDSVLEDRALYLRDDAVTDGNCAEKLLHLSKNTVEEYFVAPPGNIPLPKREERAALLKHSEF
- the LOC131463578 gene encoding polyubiquitin-like, encoding MEIIITMLNGTSRSLMVEPQQTVGFLKQLIQEKLQIPIVRQRLVFVNGQRTDLSDDNKTICSYGLQSGSRLSLLVTEPVSIQVFLRNEKNQLSTYDITPDETVSDFKRRVQCREGVAESQQRLVFQSREMTKGKLSDYNVEALSTIDLLLRLRGGRGDTVDTAGI